A genomic stretch from Desulfolutivibrio sulfodismutans DSM 3696 includes:
- a CDS encoding nitroreductase family protein: protein MELLQAIQTRRSIRHFTPEPVPVADILTVLDAGRCAPSGQNKQPWRFLAVRGDDSRREILAGHTAYSRILREAAFVVAVFLDRQAAYHPVKDHQGIGACLQNMLLAAHALGLGAVWIGEIINHEPDVTRALGLDAERYALMAVVAAGHPAKPGSSTRRPLEELLLEPLHGDEA from the coding sequence ATGGAACTTTTGCAGGCCATCCAAACCCGGCGAAGCATCCGGCACTTCACCCCCGAACCGGTCCCCGTCGCGGACATCCTGACCGTCCTGGACGCCGGACGATGCGCGCCCAGCGGCCAGAACAAGCAGCCCTGGCGGTTTCTGGCCGTGCGCGGAGACGATTCCCGTCGGGAGATCCTGGCCGGGCACACGGCCTATTCCCGTATCCTGCGCGAGGCGGCCTTTGTCGTGGCCGTGTTTCTGGACCGCCAGGCCGCCTACCACCCGGTCAAGGACCATCAGGGGATCGGGGCCTGCCTGCAGAACATGCTCCTGGCCGCCCATGCCCTGGGGCTTGGGGCGGTGTGGATCGGAGAGATCATCAATCACGAGCCGGACGTCACCCGGGCCCTTGGCCTCGACGCCGAGCGGTACGCGCTTATGGCCGTGGTGGCCGCCGGACATCCGGCCAAACCCGGGAGCAGCACCCGCAGGCCCCTGGAGGAGTTGCTTTTGGAACCGTTGCACGGAGACGAGGCATGA
- a CDS encoding MBL fold metallo-hydrolase, producing the protein MKVETFPLGPLQTNSYLACAGGLAAAFDVGGDPAPMLDYLRKNSLTLTHILATHLHCDHLYGVAALAGATGAPVWASPADRFLMDTELGGGGLMGLPLVAPFTFTDASPGEAVLAGRTCRILTTPGHSPGGLSFYFPDDGVVFVGDLLFSRSVGRTDFPGGDSDVLLASVKERIFTLPGDTAVYPGHGPATTVAEERRHNPFFSEFA; encoded by the coding sequence ATGAAGGTCGAGACGTTTCCCCTGGGCCCCTTGCAGACCAACAGTTACCTGGCCTGCGCGGGCGGATTGGCCGCCGCCTTCGACGTGGGCGGCGATCCGGCCCCCATGCTGGATTATCTGCGGAAAAACAGCCTGACTCTGACCCACATCCTGGCCACCCACCTGCACTGCGACCATCTCTACGGCGTGGCCGCGCTGGCCGGGGCCACGGGCGCGCCGGTGTGGGCCAGCCCGGCGGACAGGTTCCTCATGGACACGGAGCTTGGCGGCGGAGGGCTTATGGGGCTGCCCCTGGTTGCGCCGTTTACGTTTACGGACGCCTCGCCGGGCGAGGCCGTATTGGCCGGACGGACCTGCCGCATCCTGACCACTCCGGGCCACAGCCCGGGCGGGCTGTCGTTTTATTTCCCCGACGACGGCGTGGTCTTCGTGGGCGATCTGTTGTTTTCCAGGTCCGTGGGCCGCACGGATTTCCCGGGCGGCGATTCCGACGTGCTCCTGGCCTCGGTGAAGGAGCGCATCTTCACCCTGCCCGGGGACACGGCGGTCTATCCCGGCCACGGCCCGGCCACCACGGTGGCCGAGGAACGGCGGCACAATCCTTTTTTTTCGGAGTTCGCATGA
- a CDS encoding flavodoxin family protein — MNAPRPDAVGGQSASPAAPVVVLCCSPRAGGNSDLAGQAVARGVLAAGGESRTYYLREHCVLPCVGCGACAASPGHRCVLGDKDDAETLFAAMRYASAIVLASPIYFYHVPAGLKALIDRGQRFHAAVPPAAGAEGGDAADRPEVHVILVSGRKKGAKLFDGALLSLKYFFEPMGLALAEPTLLRGYDAAGDLSADTTVGARLAWRGGELWRELAARKMAG, encoded by the coding sequence ATGAACGCGCCGCGTCCTGATGCTGTCGGAGGGCAGTCCGCTTCCCCGGCGGCCCCGGTGGTGGTCCTGTGTTGCAGTCCCCGGGCCGGGGGCAACTCGGATCTGGCCGGGCAGGCCGTGGCCCGGGGGGTTCTGGCCGCCGGGGGGGAGAGCCGCACGTATTATTTGCGCGAGCACTGCGTGTTGCCGTGCGTGGGCTGCGGGGCCTGCGCCGCAAGCCCGGGCCATCGTTGCGTGCTCGGCGACAAGGACGACGCCGAGACCCTGTTTGCGGCCATGCGCTACGCCTCGGCCATCGTCCTGGCCTCGCCCATCTATTTCTACCATGTCCCGGCGGGCCTCAAGGCCCTCATCGACCGGGGGCAGCGCTTTCATGCCGCCGTGCCTCCGGCTGCGGGCGCGGAGGGCGGCGATGCGGCGGACAGGCCCGAGGTGCACGTCATCCTGGTGTCCGGGCGCAAGAAGGGGGCGAAGCTTTTTGACGGGGCGCTTTTGAGCCTGAAGTATTTTTTCGAGCCCATGGGCCTGGCCCTGGCCGAGCCCACGCTGCTTCGCGGCTACGACGCGGCCGGGGATCTGTCCGCTGACACGACGGTGGGGGCCCGGCTGGCCTGGCGGGGCGGGGAGTTGTGGCGGGAGCTTGCGGCGCGAAAGATGGCCGGTTGA